A genomic window from Nodosilinea sp. PGN35 includes:
- a CDS encoding 2Fe-2S iron-sulfur cluster-binding protein, which translates to MSVSIHFLPDGVTVEAEVGEPLLAVADRAGVSIPTGCLMGSCHACEVELEGQEEPICACISAVPPGRPALVINLYVDPTW; encoded by the coding sequence ATGAGCGTCTCGATTCATTTTTTGCCCGATGGCGTCACGGTGGAGGCCGAGGTGGGGGAACCTCTGCTGGCGGTGGCCGATCGCGCCGGGGTGAGCATTCCCACCGGCTGCCTCATGGGGTCGTGCCACGCCTGCGAAGTAGAGCTAGAGGGGCAGGAAGAGCCCATCTGTGCCTGTATTTCGGCGGTACCGCCGGGCCGCCCGGCGCTGGTCATCAACCTCTACGTCGATCCAACTTGGTAG
- a CDS encoding DUF2470 domain-containing protein codes for MAEPITPAVSDRICKHMNDDHAEAVLLYATAYGDQPTATAAVMESVDPNGMTLAVTVDGAPTTVRVPFDHTLEGAEDAHHTLVAMLKQAKARA; via the coding sequence ATGGCTGAGCCAATTACTCCAGCGGTGAGCGATCGCATCTGCAAGCACATGAACGACGACCACGCCGAAGCGGTGCTGCTCTACGCCACCGCCTACGGCGACCAGCCCACCGCCACCGCCGCCGTGATGGAGTCGGTTGACCCCAACGGCATGACCCTGGCGGTGACCGTAGACGGTGCCCCCACCACCGTGCGAGTGCCCTTCGACCATACCCTGGAGGGGGCCGAAGATGCCCACCACACCCTGGTCGCCATGCTCAAACAGGCCAAGGCCCGCGCCTAA